In Pseudomonadota bacterium, a genomic segment contains:
- a CDS encoding NAD(+)/NADH kinase, which produces MNKFNRVCIVGKYKSPEVARPVSQLIDFLQGEGVHCLVDDLTAQQLFGVKVDSGTIDEVVGRSDLVVVLGGDGTLLGLARTVATHNVPLLGINLGRLGFLADISLKKMVASLRAVLQGEYVIDERIMLEVSAENEPGTGVWALNDISVGKGQSGSLIHMAVTIDGEFAYDLRSDGLVVSTPTGSTAYALSAGGPIIVPSVDCILLVPVCPHSLSNRPIVVPGSSKIEIEIMEAVDARVHVDSHTHLSIREGGRLMIQVATSKVRLVHSKGHEYFGTLREKLHWARTMGS; this is translated from the coding sequence ATGAATAAATTTAATCGAGTTTGCATAGTCGGCAAGTATAAAAGTCCTGAGGTCGCGCGCCCTGTATCCCAGCTTATTGATTTCCTACAAGGGGAAGGGGTTCATTGTTTGGTCGATGATTTGACTGCCCAGCAATTATTTGGAGTTAAGGTCGACTCGGGGACCATAGATGAAGTGGTTGGCCGCAGTGATCTCGTCGTGGTTTTAGGTGGGGATGGGACGTTGCTGGGTCTTGCGAGAACCGTCGCTACGCATAACGTACCCCTTCTGGGGATCAATCTGGGACGGTTAGGGTTTCTGGCAGATATATCCCTGAAAAAAATGGTCGCTAGTTTGCGTGCGGTTTTGCAAGGGGAATATGTCATTGATGAGCGAATCATGCTTGAAGTGAGCGCTGAAAATGAGCCTGGAACTGGCGTTTGGGCCCTCAACGACATTTCAGTGGGTAAGGGGCAGAGTGGTAGCCTTATTCACATGGCGGTTACTATTGATGGAGAGTTCGCTTACGATCTTCGATCTGATGGGTTGGTGGTGTCAACTCCGACGGGGTCTACGGCTTATGCGCTTTCTGCGGGCGGCCCTATTATTGTGCCATCGGTGGACTGTATCTTGCTGGTCCCGGTGTGCCCTCACTCACTTTCAAATCGACCTATTGTTGTTCCAGGGAGCTCAAAAATTGAAATCGAAATAATGGAAGCAGTTGATGCGCGCGTGCATGTAGACAGTCATACCCATTTGAGTATCCGAGAAGGTGGGAGACTGATGATTCAAGTGGCAACCTCCAAGGTTCGATTGGTTCATTCAAAGGGGCACGAGTACTTCGGCACACTGCGCGAGAAGCTGCATTGGGCAAGAACGATGGGATCCTAA
- the hrcA gene encoding heat-inducible transcriptional repressor HrcA — MMNERSRILLKSLIEKHISDGQPTSSRQLAKSSGLELSPASIRNIMADLEETGFIASPHASAGRIPTPRGYRFFVDSLLTVQPLDSIELHQIKDQFRPDSADRLITTASQLLSNLTQFAGVVKSPSRHSTSFRRIEFVSLSDKRILLIVVTPDGDVQNKVLEASRKFSDSELTEATNYLNQSYAGMSFDAIKSRIQTELKKLKEDISQLMTLAISAGEENSFKAEEYIVSGEKNLLSVRDLSINIDSLRTLFDMFDKKTGILQLLDTSDRAGGIQIYIGGESGLVPLDECSVVTAPYEIDGKVVGTVGVIGPTRMAYERVIPIVDITAKLLSGALSHL; from the coding sequence ATGATGAATGAAAGATCGCGAATTTTACTCAAATCACTCATAGAAAAGCATATTTCTGATGGCCAACCCACCAGTTCTCGGCAACTCGCTAAATCATCTGGACTGGAGCTGAGCCCCGCCAGCATCCGCAATATCATGGCTGACCTTGAAGAAACGGGATTCATCGCCAGCCCACATGCCTCTGCAGGCAGAATACCAACTCCACGCGGCTATCGATTTTTCGTCGACTCATTGCTTACCGTGCAACCTTTGGATTCAATTGAGCTGCACCAGATTAAGGACCAGTTCCGACCAGATAGCGCGGACCGACTGATCACAACAGCGTCTCAACTACTCTCAAACCTGACTCAATTTGCCGGCGTAGTCAAATCGCCTTCCAGGCATAGCACCTCTTTTCGACGTATCGAATTTGTTTCGTTATCCGATAAACGCATCTTACTGATCGTGGTTACCCCTGATGGAGACGTGCAGAATAAGGTCTTAGAGGCATCACGTAAATTTTCGGATTCTGAACTCACAGAGGCAACTAACTATCTAAACCAAAGCTATGCAGGCATGTCTTTTGATGCGATTAAGTCACGCATTCAAACTGAATTAAAAAAACTCAAGGAAGACATTTCTCAACTGATGACATTGGCGATATCAGCGGGAGAAGAAAACTCGTTCAAAGCTGAAGAATATATCGTCTCGGGCGAAAAAAATCTGCTGAGCGTTCGTGATCTTTCAATCAATATAGACAGTCTGAGAACGCTATTTGACATGTTTGACAAAAAAACTGGGATTCTCCAACTACTCGATACCAGCGATCGAGCCGGCGGCATCCAAATTTATATTGGCGGAGAATCTGGTTTAGTTCCCTTAGACGAATGCAGTGTCGTGACAGCGCCCTATGAAATTGATGGGAAAGTTGTCGGCACGGTCGGCGTCATCGGGCCCA